A genomic window from Methanoculleus sp. SDB includes:
- a CDS encoding ATP-dependent protease Lon (membrane bound Lon protease from Thermococcus kodakarensis shows ATP-dependent protease activity towards folded polypeptides) gives MVNSDDTVHDTTITNQDEPEFEEIVLDDLEIDTSSDIDIPTSLIDQVIGQEHAVEVIKKAAVQRRHVMMIGTPGTGKSMLAKAMAELLPKEEMQDILIYPNSEDSNTPIVRTVKAGRGKEIVAAHKNEVRKRMQMRNTLIMLLIFGIVGYAFITMQWLMGIIAAAFVFMALKYSTPREEAMVPKLLISNDGKATAPFIDGTGSHAGALLGDVRHDPFQSGGLETPSHDRVEAGAIHKAHKGVLFIDEINTLTPHSQQNLLTALQEGEFPITGQSERSSGAMVRTEPVPCRFVMIAAGNLDAMQGMHPALRSRIRGYGYEVYMKETMEDTPDNRRKFIRFIAQEVKNDGKIPHFNRSAIEEIIREGLRRSNRKGHLTLKLRDMGGLIRVAGDLARQQGADVTTAEHVIGAKEMARSIEDQVSDEYIRRSREYELTVIEGTSIGRVNGLAVMGTDSGSVLPIMAEVTPTQGATGTVIATGMLKEIAQESIKNVSAIIKKFTGKDIKNLDVHIQFIGTYGGVEGDSASISVATAVISAVEGIPVRQDIAMTGSLSVRGNVLPVGGVTYKIEAAAKAGIKKVIIPYANRDDVLIEERYQSLVEVVPVETIEEVLEIALVPENREGFLAKIRKIAEKATPAAFETTLTAPSGV, from the coding sequence ATGGTAAATTCAGATGATACGGTTCACGATACCACAATAACGAATCAGGATGAGCCCGAATTCGAGGAAATCGTCCTCGATGATCTGGAGATAGATACATCCTCCGATATCGATATCCCCACGAGTTTGATCGATCAGGTGATAGGACAGGAGCATGCCGTCGAGGTGATAAAAAAGGCGGCGGTGCAGCGGCGGCACGTGATGATGATCGGGACACCCGGCACCGGCAAATCCATGCTTGCAAAGGCAATGGCGGAGCTCCTCCCCAAAGAGGAGATGCAGGATATCCTGATCTACCCGAATTCAGAGGATTCGAATACACCGATTGTACGGACCGTCAAGGCGGGCCGCGGTAAAGAGATTGTGGCGGCACATAAAAACGAGGTCCGGAAACGGATGCAGATGAGAAACACCCTCATCATGCTCCTGATCTTCGGTATTGTGGGGTACGCCTTCATCACGATGCAGTGGCTGATGGGCATCATCGCGGCCGCGTTCGTCTTCATGGCACTGAAGTATTCGACACCCCGCGAAGAGGCGATGGTTCCCAAACTGCTCATATCCAACGACGGCAAGGCAACGGCGCCGTTTATCGACGGCACGGGTTCGCATGCGGGTGCCCTGCTCGGGGACGTGCGCCATGATCCTTTCCAGAGCGGCGGTCTGGAAACACCCTCGCACGACCGTGTCGAGGCAGGGGCGATTCACAAGGCGCACAAAGGCGTGCTCTTTATCGACGAGATCAACACCCTCACCCCCCACTCTCAGCAGAACCTCCTCACGGCACTTCAGGAAGGCGAATTCCCGATCACCGGACAGAGCGAGCGTTCGAGCGGTGCCATGGTCAGGACGGAGCCCGTACCGTGCCGTTTCGTGATGATTGCGGCAGGGAATCTGGATGCGATGCAGGGCATGCACCCCGCACTCCGCTCCCGTATCCGCGGGTACGGGTATGAAGTCTACATGAAAGAGACGATGGAGGATACGCCCGACAACCGCAGGAAGTTCATCAGGTTCATCGCGCAGGAAGTCAAAAACGACGGAAAAATCCCGCATTTCAACAGGAGTGCGATAGAGGAGATCATACGCGAGGGGCTCAGGCGCAGCAACCGGAAGGGCCACCTGACCCTGAAACTTCGTGACATGGGCGGGCTGATCCGTGTCGCAGGCGACCTCGCACGGCAGCAGGGTGCCGACGTCACGACCGCGGAGCACGTGATCGGGGCCAAGGAGATGGCACGCTCCATCGAGGATCAGGTATCGGACGAGTACATCCGGCGCAGCCGCGAGTATGAACTGACCGTGATTGAAGGCACGTCCATCGGTCGGGTGAACGGCCTCGCGGTCATGGGCACCGACTCGGGCTCGGTACTCCCCATCATGGCGGAAGTCACGCCCACGCAGGGTGCGACGGGCACCGTGATTGCGACCGGGATGCTCAAGGAGATCGCCCAGGAATCCATCAAAAACGTGAGCGCCATCATAAAGAAATTCACGGGAAAAGACATCAAAAACCTCGATGTCCACATCCAGTTCATCGGCACCTACGGTGGTGTCGAGGGTGATTCGGCATCCATCAGTGTGGCGACTGCGGTAATCAGCGCTGTCGAGGGCATTCCCGTTCGGCAGGACATCGCCATGACGGGGTCGCTCTCCGTCCGCGGCAACGTCCTTCCCGTGGGCGGCGTCACCTATAAGATCGAGGCTGCCGCCAAGGCGGGGATTAAAAAAGTCATTATCCCGTATGCCAACCGCGACGATGTGCTCATCGAAGAGCGGTACCAGTCGCTGGTCGAAGTCGTCCCTGTCGAAACAATCGAGGAAGTGCTCGAGATCGCACTCGTCCCGGAGAACCGGGAGGGCTTCCTCGCAAAAATCCGGAAGATTGCGGAAAAGGCCACTCCCGCTGCGTTTGAGACGACCCTCACAGCCCCTTCGGGGGTATAG
- a CDS encoding ATPase, with product MKTEVLQSIKKAEEEYKSMISAAEEEKKRSIASAEQEADQLVQKAKLDVEDYRKKCLADARNDAAQKFEETLKKGEQGTAAMRSAAVGNLSRAVELLVERFKGQLNV from the coding sequence ATGAAGACTGAGGTCCTACAGAGTATCAAAAAGGCAGAAGAAGAGTACAAATCAATGATCAGCGCTGCTGAGGAAGAGAAGAAACGCAGCATTGCGAGTGCGGAACAGGAGGCCGATCAGCTCGTCCAGAAAGCAAAGCTGGATGTAGAGGATTACCGGAAGAAGTGCCTCGCCGATGCCCGAAATGATGCAGCGCAGAAGTTTGAAGAAACCCTCAAAAAGGGTGAGCAGGGTACAGCCGCCATGAGATCCGCAGCAGTCGGGAATCTCAGCAGAGCGGTTGAATTACTTGTAGAACGGTTCAAGGGGCAGCTGAATGTTTAA
- a CDS encoding peptidase U62: MIEAILREGARLADEVEVFFGEGSSVSADLKQTIVGEAHLSRSWGLGIRTVSGGRIGISSTNDPEKWRECLGAAIAGGRLATPQEWHGLPAPAHLEGGVPVFDPAVRVEIEPARDMLRGLLAGAATYPADVVGGSAALSRASLTLANSAGVWYSMEKTGVGISLEAISGTSTGYEFDRSCFLDVDPVDVGKQAAFYAAKSVGGTDIATGTHDVILSPVALSQLLGHVLVPALSGKNVHAGRSFLAGRLGEQVIGETLSVSDDPHARGLGSTLWDAEGVPTRRLEFIKDGVLSGFAYDLKTAYRYGKETTGSAVRGGAGGSPAIGVRNVLLEGPRCEIAEERAIFAHDLVGAHTANPITGDFSVELSNAFWMEGGAFDTPIRSAMLAGNVFEMLGRVDGLGRENRIVGTMILPPVRFKSMQIIGK; this comes from the coding sequence GTGATCGAGGCAATTCTCCGGGAGGGTGCCCGTCTCGCCGACGAGGTCGAAGTGTTCTTCGGGGAAGGCTCGTCCGTCTCCGCCGACCTGAAACAGACGATTGTGGGAGAAGCTCACCTCTCACGGTCGTGGGGGCTGGGTATCAGGACAGTCAGCGGCGGCCGCATCGGGATCTCGAGCACGAACGATCCGGAAAAATGGCGCGAATGCCTCGGAGCCGCAATTGCGGGAGGCAGGCTCGCTACGCCGCAGGAATGGCACGGTCTGCCGGCCCCGGCGCACCTCGAAGGCGGCGTGCCGGTCTTCGATCCGGCGGTCCGTGTCGAGATCGAACCGGCCCGCGACATGCTCCGGGGGTTGCTTGCCGGTGCGGCCACCTACCCTGCCGATGTGGTCGGCGGGTCGGCAGCCCTGTCACGAGCCTCCCTGACCCTAGCAAACAGTGCCGGCGTGTGGTATTCGATGGAAAAGACCGGTGTCGGCATATCGCTCGAGGCAATCTCGGGCACGTCGACGGGCTATGAATTCGACCGGTCGTGTTTCCTCGATGTCGATCCCGTTGATGTGGGGAAGCAGGCAGCCTTTTATGCAGCGAAATCGGTGGGCGGCACCGACATTGCGACCGGCACCCACGATGTTATTCTCTCTCCCGTCGCTCTCTCCCAGCTCCTCGGGCACGTCCTTGTCCCGGCGCTCTCGGGAAAGAATGTTCATGCAGGCAGGTCGTTTCTCGCCGGCCGCCTCGGTGAGCAGGTGATCGGGGAAACACTATCCGTCAGTGACGATCCGCATGCACGGGGACTCGGGAGCACGCTCTGGGATGCGGAAGGCGTCCCCACACGGCGTCTCGAATTTATCAAAGACGGTGTGCTGTCCGGCTTTGCGTACGACCTGAAAACAGCGTACCGGTACGGCAAAGAGACGACGGGCTCCGCCGTCCGCGGCGGTGCGGGCGGTTCGCCGGCCATCGGGGTGCGGAATGTTCTGCTGGAAGGGCCGCGGTGTGAGATTGCGGAAGAACGTGCGATCTTTGCACATGATCTCGTGGGTGCCCACACCGCGAACCCGATCACGGGTGACTTCTCCGTCGAGCTCTCGAATGCATTCTGGATGGAAGGCGGCGCCTTCGACACGCCGATACGGTCCGCCATGCTCGCCGGGAACGTCTTCGAGATGCTCGGCCGTGTCGACGGCCTCGGCCGCGAGAACCGGATTGTCGGAACGATGATCCTTCCCCCGGTAAGATTCAAGAGCATGCAGATCATTGGTAAGTAG
- a CDS encoding peptidase U62, translating into MEEPRYWDIRHVGGETTHIDIDNTVVESAGTSFFDKAVLRVLAGKGWGILTIDNYASCSKADIEDCIGRAMKLARVTEEEVRLADAPSGILPVPAHREDPRDVSLEEKRDLLASIEAAARIPGISSTRGSYIEGINRVAFLDSSGQEYRYEISRCGFSVLAIARKGDLMQMGRESEHTISGLNLRHREAMGLEAAERAVALLDARPATGGRMHAVLDPELAGVFAHEAIGHASEGDLVKEGSSVIRGKIGEKIGNEILTIVDDPTLPEFGFEPVDAEGVAVRRTEIIRKGVLSAYLHNRQTLAAVGDGVAGHARAVAGDSPIVRMSNTFIENGDASLEEVLEGCGTGILLKGSRGGQVDPGRGIFQFNAEYGYRVENGELGAMVRDVSLSGEILHTLHSIVLCAQDRQMHQGFCGKSGQSVPVSDGSPHILLKDAVVGGSGA; encoded by the coding sequence ATGGAGGAGCCGCGGTACTGGGATATCCGGCACGTGGGAGGCGAGACCACCCACATCGATATCGACAACACTGTTGTGGAATCGGCCGGAACCAGCTTTTTTGACAAGGCAGTACTCCGGGTGCTCGCGGGAAAGGGCTGGGGGATCCTCACCATCGACAACTATGCGTCCTGCAGCAAAGCGGATATCGAGGACTGCATCGGGCGTGCGATGAAACTCGCCCGTGTCACCGAGGAAGAGGTCAGGCTCGCCGATGCGCCGTCGGGAATCCTCCCCGTACCGGCACACCGCGAAGATCCCCGTGACGTGTCCCTTGAGGAGAAACGCGATCTTCTTGCCTCGATCGAGGCGGCAGCCCGTATTCCGGGCATTTCGAGCACCCGCGGCAGCTATATCGAAGGGATAAACCGGGTCGCCTTCCTTGACAGCAGCGGTCAGGAGTACAGGTACGAGATCTCGCGGTGCGGCTTTTCGGTCCTCGCGATCGCCCGGAAAGGCGACCTGATGCAGATGGGGCGCGAAAGCGAGCACACGATTAGCGGGCTGAACCTCCGGCACCGCGAGGCGATGGGGCTGGAGGCTGCCGAGCGGGCGGTCGCCCTCCTCGATGCACGGCCCGCGACAGGAGGGCGCATGCACGCGGTTCTTGATCCCGAACTCGCCGGTGTCTTCGCTCACGAAGCCATCGGACATGCAAGCGAGGGCGATCTCGTGAAAGAGGGAAGTTCCGTGATCCGGGGAAAAATCGGGGAGAAGATCGGGAATGAAATCCTCACCATCGTCGACGACCCGACACTCCCTGAATTTGGGTTCGAACCCGTCGATGCCGAGGGCGTAGCGGTCCGGCGGACGGAGATCATCCGGAAGGGCGTCCTCTCAGCCTATCTCCACAACCGCCAGACCCTCGCTGCCGTCGGCGACGGTGTGGCGGGGCATGCCCGTGCAGTGGCGGGCGATTCTCCGATTGTACGGATGAGCAACACCTTCATCGAAAACGGGGATGCATCGCTGGAAGAAGTTCTCGAAGGCTGCGGCACCGGAATTCTCCTGAAAGGCTCGCGCGGCGGACAGGTTGATCCCGGGCGGGGCATATTCCAGTTCAACGCGGAATACGGATACCGTGTCGAAAACGGGGAACTGGGCGCGATGGTGCGGGACGTTTCCCTCTCGGGTGAGATCCTGCACACGCTGCATTCCATCGTACTGTGCGCACAGGACAGGCAGATGCATCAGGGATTCTGCGGAAAAAGCGGACAGAGCGTACCGGTAAGCGACGGGTCCCCTCATATCCTTCTCAAAGACGCGGTGGTGGGTGGTTCCGGTGCGTAA